A single region of the Lysinibacillus sp. B2A1 genome encodes:
- a CDS encoding phosphoenolpyruvate synthase regulatory protein has protein sequence MKRLRVFVVSDSVGETGDQVAKAVISQFRPGLENTVIRRFPYIQSEELIQKIVCLAAKQQAFIIYTLVRQEMRSLMQKLCEQEKIHAVDILGPALKTMAAFMEEFPLEAPGIVHQLDDDYFKKIEAIEFAVKYDDGRDPRGLLQADIVLVGVSRTSKTPLSQYLAHKRYKVANVPLVPEVEPPEELFQIDPKRCFGLIISPDKLNSIRKERLMTLGLNDDAIYAQHNRILEEIQHFEKIVGRIDCKVIDVTNKAVEETANVIIEHISTCK, from the coding sequence ATGAAAAGACTACGCGTTTTTGTTGTATCTGATTCGGTCGGTGAAACTGGTGATCAAGTAGCGAAAGCAGTTATCAGCCAGTTTCGGCCTGGTTTGGAGAACACGGTTATTAGACGTTTTCCATATATTCAATCAGAGGAGCTCATCCAAAAAATTGTTTGTCTTGCGGCCAAGCAACAGGCATTTATTATATACACGCTGGTTCGACAGGAAATGCGTTCATTGATGCAGAAACTGTGTGAGCAGGAAAAAATACATGCTGTTGATATTTTAGGTCCTGCATTAAAAACAATGGCAGCCTTTATGGAAGAATTCCCGTTAGAGGCACCAGGGATTGTTCACCAGTTGGATGATGATTATTTTAAAAAAATTGAGGCCATTGAATTTGCAGTAAAATATGATGATGGCAGAGATCCGCGTGGATTATTACAGGCTGATATTGTCCTTGTAGGTGTTTCACGTACCTCCAAAACACCTTTATCACAATATTTAGCACATAAACGCTATAAGGTGGCGAATGTGCCATTAGTGCCAGAAGTGGAGCCACCTGAAGAACTATTCCAGATTGATCCAAAAAGATGTTTCGGTTTAATTATTTCTCCTGATAAATTAAACTCGATTAGAAAAGAAAGATTAATGACTCTAGGATTGAATGATGATGCAATCTATGCACAGCATAATCGTATATTAGAAGAAATCCAGCATTTTGAAAAAATTGTCGGGAGAATTGACTGTAAGGTTATTGATGTGACGAACAAGGCTGTAGAAGAAACAGCGAATGTCATTATTGAACATATCTCGACTTGTAAATAA
- a CDS encoding transcriptional repressor CcpN, protein MSPIELNKRQEDILQIVKENGPITGEHIAERLNLTRATLRPDLAILTMAGFLDARPRVGYFYSGKKASVTLMDSIHNLKVKDFHSGPVVVPETMTVYDAICFMFSEDVGTLFVVDKNEFLTGVLSRKDLLRTSIGTQDLNKIPVHIIMTRMPNISYCERSDSLVVAANKLIEREVDSLPVVEPQEGGLTIVGRLTKTTITRAFLSLAQNV, encoded by the coding sequence GTGAGTCCAATCGAACTCAATAAACGTCAGGAAGACATTTTACAAATTGTGAAAGAAAATGGGCCAATTACAGGCGAACATATTGCAGAGCGTCTCAATCTGACAAGAGCGACTTTAAGACCAGATTTGGCTATTCTCACGATGGCGGGCTTTTTAGATGCACGACCAAGGGTTGGCTATTTCTATTCAGGAAAAAAAGCATCTGTTACATTAATGGATAGTATTCACAATTTAAAAGTGAAAGATTTTCATTCAGGACCTGTAGTTGTACCGGAAACAATGACTGTTTATGATGCGATTTGCTTTATGTTTTCGGAGGATGTTGGTACACTCTTTGTCGTGGATAAGAATGAGTTTCTGACAGGTGTACTATCTCGTAAGGATTTACTACGTACAAGTATCGGCACACAGGATTTAAACAAAATACCTGTACATATTATTATGACGCGCATGCCCAATATTTCGTACTGTGAGCGATCAGATTCTTTAGTTGTCGCGGCGAATAAATTAATTGAACGAGAAGTCGATTCGCTACCTGTAGTAGAACCACAGGAAGGTGGCTTGACAATTGTAGGTCGTCTTACAAAAACGACGATTACACGTGCTTTCTTATCACTCGCACAGAATGTCTAA
- a CDS encoding DNA primase: MVMNLAGKIPEEVIEQIRTQSDIVDVISEYMQLTKRGRNWFGLCPFHGEQTPSFSVSSDKQIFHCFGCGAGGNAITFIMDIEGISFPDAVVKLGERAGIHLDVGPTLPDVTKKISKAEERMKEAHAFAADFFHHLLLNTEDGEEPLNYLLERGFTRELIESNSIGWSLPSFDALTILLERKGYNLQEIAESGLVIKREGEERYFDRFRGRIMFPIRDENGKIIAFSGRILSSTGEEAKYLNSPESPIFQKSEVLYNLDKARTSIRKNRQVVLMEGFMDVLAATSVGVANAVATMGTSLTNQHITKLKRLVEQITICYDGDNAGFDAAKRAAQLLQAERMKVNIAVLPDKLDPDEYIRSLGGQAFKEQILENPHAYIAFMMMHARRNKNFQFENDTLQYIQEVLEQLIGRSSPVERDLYIRQLSTQTNISEEAIYAQFRKLEANQVRSAKVEMPVPPSMPVTQQQKPMDAAERAERLLLAHMLHNIDVVDRVLRSEQKEPFVRDAYMAVFVRLVGFYEEYGHPDYQRFVEILDDAELRKIVMEAALVERDPDQAEAEVTDSIRQLQKYRIEQEIQQKMHESKEAEKMHEYARALEIAQQIIHLRKSLSAI; encoded by the coding sequence ATGGTGATGAATTTGGCAGGGAAGATTCCAGAAGAAGTGATTGAACAGATTCGTACACAATCGGATATTGTTGATGTCATAAGTGAATACATGCAGCTTACAAAACGTGGGCGCAATTGGTTTGGTCTCTGTCCATTTCATGGAGAACAAACACCATCTTTTTCTGTGTCATCAGACAAACAAATTTTTCATTGCTTTGGTTGTGGTGCAGGCGGTAATGCTATTACTTTTATCATGGATATTGAAGGGATTTCTTTCCCGGACGCAGTCGTGAAACTTGGTGAACGTGCTGGCATACATTTAGATGTTGGACCAACTTTACCGGACGTAACGAAAAAGATATCTAAGGCAGAAGAAAGGATGAAAGAAGCACACGCTTTTGCAGCGGATTTTTTCCACCATTTACTATTGAACACAGAAGATGGTGAAGAACCTTTAAATTATTTGCTAGAAAGAGGATTTACAAGGGAACTTATCGAATCTAATAGCATTGGATGGTCTCTCCCAAGCTTTGATGCATTAACGATATTGCTTGAAAGGAAAGGTTATAACTTACAAGAAATCGCAGAAAGTGGTTTAGTCATCAAGCGAGAAGGGGAGGAACGCTATTTTGATCGATTTAGAGGGCGAATAATGTTCCCCATTCGAGATGAGAACGGTAAAATTATTGCCTTCTCAGGACGAATACTTTCATCGACTGGTGAGGAGGCAAAATATTTAAATAGTCCAGAATCACCAATTTTTCAAAAGAGTGAGGTGCTATATAACCTAGATAAAGCACGAACCTCAATCAGAAAAAATCGTCAAGTAGTATTGATGGAAGGATTTATGGATGTTTTAGCAGCAACTTCTGTTGGTGTAGCGAATGCCGTAGCTACAATGGGCACCTCGCTGACGAATCAGCATATTACAAAGCTAAAGCGCTTAGTAGAGCAGATTACGATTTGCTATGACGGTGATAATGCTGGTTTTGACGCGGCAAAAAGAGCGGCACAACTACTGCAAGCAGAACGAATGAAAGTGAATATCGCGGTGTTACCAGATAAGCTAGATCCTGATGAGTACATTCGTAGTTTAGGTGGACAAGCATTTAAGGAACAAATTTTGGAAAACCCACATGCGTATATTGCTTTTATGATGATGCATGCTAGACGAAATAAGAACTTTCAATTTGAAAATGATACGCTTCAATATATCCAAGAAGTCCTTGAACAACTGATTGGCAGATCCTCTCCAGTTGAACGAGATTTGTATATACGGCAGCTATCCACTCAAACAAATATCTCGGAAGAAGCGATATATGCACAATTCCGAAAGTTAGAGGCTAATCAGGTACGTTCTGCAAAAGTAGAAATGCCCGTTCCGCCTTCAATGCCAGTCACGCAGCAGCAAAAGCCTATGGACGCAGCTGAACGTGCCGAACGTTTATTACTCGCACATATGCTTCATAATATAGATGTAGTGGACAGGGTATTACGTAGTGAGCAAAAAGAGCCATTTGTCCGAGATGCCTATATGGCAGTTTTTGTTCGCTTAGTAGGTTTTTATGAGGAATATGGTCATCCTGATTATCAACGATTTGTTGAGATATTAGATGACGCTGAATTACGCAAAATTGTCATGGAAGCAGCTTTAGTAGAGAGAGATCCAGACCAAGCTGAAGCAGAGGTTACAGACTCTATACGTCAGTTGCAAAAATATAGAATTGAGCAGGAAATTCAACAAAAGATGCATGAGTCAAAGGAAGCGGAGAAGATGCATGAGTATGCGCGTGCACTTGAAATCGCCCAACAGATTATTCATTTAAGAAAATCGTTATCGGCGATTTAA